Proteins from one Oenanthe melanoleuca isolate GR-GAL-2019-014 chromosome 1, OMel1.0, whole genome shotgun sequence genomic window:
- the NHLH2 gene encoding helix-loop-helix protein 2, whose product MMLSPDQAADSDHPSSAPSDPESLGGADAQALSCCVSDPEPAEGGGGEGRGGGGGEGRGGGRPGLHPPPLSREEKRRRRRATAKYRSAHATRERIRVEAFNLAFAELRKLLPTLPPDKKLSKIEILRLAICYISYLNHVLDV is encoded by the coding sequence ATGATGCTTAGCCCGGACCAAGCTGCCGACTCCGATCACCCCTCCTCGGCGCCCTCCGACCCGGAGTCCCTGGGCGGCGCGGACGCCCAGGCGCTCAGCTGCTGCGTCTCCGACCCGGAGCCCGCCGAGGGCGGCGGTGGTGAGGGCCGaggtggcggcggcggggagggcCGCGGCGGGGGTCGGCCTGGGCTGCACCCGCCGCCTCTGAGCCGGGAGGAGAAGCGCCGGCGGCGCCGCGCCACGGCCAAGTACCGCTCGGCCCACGCCACGCGTGAGCGGATCCGCGTGGAGGCCTTCAACCTGGCCTTCGCCGAGCTGCGCaagctgctgcccaccctgcccccCGACAAGAAGCTCTCCAAGATCGAGATACTGCGCCTCGCCATCTGCTACATCTCCTATCTCAACCACGTGCTGGACGTGTAG